Within the Musa acuminata AAA Group cultivar baxijiao chromosome BXJ2-9, Cavendish_Baxijiao_AAA, whole genome shotgun sequence genome, the region ATGCTCGTGGTAGATAACTAAGCTGCTTGAATCACAACGACGACAGGGGCAATTGGTATTAACGAGGAAGAAATCCTCTGCAACACTTCAGACGGAGTCGTCCATGCATGAAATCGAAAGCACGGGGCCGATATATACATGTTGGGTTCCTTCGGAGCACCTCACTTCTGGAGTTGCAAGTTATGGACCTGAGTGGCACACAGATCCTTGCATCGTTCTTCGTACTCGTAATCACAGGTTTCGTATGGCTGCGATCGTGGAAGCCCCAAATGGAGATGAGAAAAATCCCAGGGAACATGGGTTGGCCTCTGATAGGAGAGACACTCTCGTTTCTGTCCGACTTCTCGAGCCCTTGTGGTATCTACAGCTTCATCAAGAAGAGGCAGCGCAGGTTTGCATGAATTCCTGGAACAGGCTCTGTAATCAATCTACGGTCTCGATCTCTACATTGCATCTTGACCATGGCTTCTCTCTGTTCCTCGCCGTCAGTCACGGAAGGGTGTTCAAGACGAGCATCTTGGGAAGGCCTACGGTGTTCGTGACCGGAAGGGAAGCGAGCAGAATCTTGTTGTCCGGAAAAGATGGAAGCGTGAGCCTCAACCTGTCGTACGCAGGCAAGCAAGTTCTCGGCCCCACGAGCTTGCTCACCACGGCAGGTGAGGAGCACAAGCAGCTTCGCCGATTGATCGCTGAGCCCCTGTCGGTGGATTCGCTCAAGCGGCACTTCCAATTCATCGATGACTGGGCGATCAAGACGCTGGAGGGGTGGCCCGGGCGACCGGTGTTGGTCCTGGAGGAGGCATCCACGGTAAGCCAAGAAGATCGATGCTCAAGCACTGAGACCTTTGATTCTCCATGTAAATTCCTCGTCCTCTCCCGATGGCAGTTCACTCTCAAAGTGATCACCAGCATAATGATGAGCTTGGAGCCAGCCGGAGATGAGCAGGATGAGTTTCGCGCAAATTTCAAGCTTATATCATCCACCTTTTCCTCCTTGCCTCTCAAGATCCCTGGAACGACGTTCCACCGCGGCATACAGGTAATGCACATGATCCGTGGAAGATTCAAGCAACAGGAAAACCAAACTATGATGATGCTCGTGGTGCTTGAATGGCGCAGGCTCGGAACAGAATGTACGCGATGCTGGACTCGATGATCTCCAGGAGGAGGAACGGCGAACAC harbors:
- the LOC103999378 gene encoding abscisic acid 8'-hydroxylase 3 isoform X1 — encoded protein: MHEIESTGPIYTCWVPSEHLTSGVASYGPEWHTDPCIVLRTRNHRFRMAAIVEAPNGDEKNPREHGLASDRRDTLVSVRLLEPLWYLQLHQEEAAQVCMNSWNRLCNQSTVSISTLHLDHGFSLFLAVSHGRVFKTSILGRPTVFVTGREASRILLSGKDGSVSLNLSYAGKQVLGPTSLLTTAGEEHKQLRRLIAEPLSVDSLKRHFQFIDDWAIKTLEGWPGRPVLVLEEASTFTLKVITSIMMSLEPAGDEQDEFRANFKLISSTFSSLPLKIPGTTFHRGIQARNRMYAMLDSMISRRRNGEHEHHDFLQTLVRKHSKEDEDGGDDANKLTDTQLKDNVLTLLIAGHDTTTAALTWLIKFLGENPHALQNLREEHGRIRNARNGSSHLTWSEVNSMPYTNKVINETLRKATILPWFSRKAPRDFTVDGHTIKTDWSVNVDVVSMHHDADVFPDPEKFEPSRFDKPLKPYSFLGFGSGPRMCPGMHLAKLEICIFIHHLICRYKWKPLDEDSSLHATLVRMPKNKYPITAEPL